GCTCGGGTTTAAAACCAAATTTTTCTACCAATTTCTTTTTTAATTTTATCGAAGAGTTTCCATAAATCAGTTTATCTTCTTCGTTTATTTTATTTCCATCTTCTTCGGCAGAGTAGAGCAGGTGCCAAAGTTGAAAGGAGGGTTGCTTGTCAAATCCTTCTTTTTTTGTGGCGTCAAAATGTAAGATTTCTGGTTTGATGCCAATTTCTTTGAAAACAGCCTCTAATTCTTCAACAATTTCAGAATTTGTTTTCTTTTCCCAGTCGTGCCCGTATCCTTCATATTCAGCAATTTGTCTGTAGACATTGAAAAGCATTTCATTGGTACGGTTACCTTCCAGACCATTTGCAAAATTAGTTTTCCAAATTTTGTCGCTTAGTCCCAAAAACTTTAAAACCTCTTTTTGTGTGAGGTTACCTCTAAGATTTAATTCCTTAAAAAGTTCTTTTTTGGTATCTAAATCTAATTCAAACTCCTCATTGTCATCTGTTTTTCTGATTTTAGAAAATTCTAAATTATTTAAATTCTGCCATATTTTAAATTCTTGAAAGAGTGGGGAAGATTTAGCAATTACACGACGACCAATAGTCTGCATTTTAGGCTTTTTGGTTGTTTTGTTGATAATTACATTTCCGTCTTTGTCCTTAGCTTCCACTTCTTTGCTTTCAAATTGGCAAAAACTTAAAATAGATTTCTGAGATTTCAATTTTCTTTGGTAGAAAATAATGACATCTCTTATTTCTTCTTTTAATTCATCAGTAAGTTCTGGGTGGAATTTAGCTTGAGTTTCCCAAATTTGTTCAAACTCATCTAAATAGTCTTGACGGTAGAAAACTTGATTTTTTAATGGCTTGTGTCTATTCTCTTGAATGCTTTTCCATAAGTATTCGCCTACAGTTTCTTTATTGAAATACAATTCTTTGCTTCGGTCGGAAATCGCTCCAAGATAGCCACTAGATTGATTAAGATTATTGTTGATTTCTACCAAGACATAAGCCACTTCCTCAATAGATAATTTTTGAGAAATAGCTTCTACTCTCCATTTATAATGTTGTAATTTTACTTCGTCTCTTTTGCCTTTATTTTCAGCGGTGTAAATTCCTTTTATTGCCAAAAATCTTTTTCGGCTATTCTGCTGTCCTTGTCCATCGAGTGCGGTATAAAGCTCATCATCTAAAATCTCTGGATAGAATTGTTTTTGAAAATTCCATACTTTATCAAACTCATTTTTTAAATCCGAACGATAAAAATCTGGAATATATTTTTTGCCGTTTTTTAGCAAAGAATAAACATATTCTCCTGGGGTAAGGTTGTTGTCATAAAGGTGTTTTGCGACTTTCATTCCGTCTATAGCCACACCTTCGTCTTCGCTTTTTACTTTGCGGCTACTTTTGTATCCTCTTTTCTTATTAATGGCTAAAAATACTCTAGCCAATTCCTCTAGTTCGATTCTTTCTCTGGCGGCTTTTGCTCGTATTTCAAGCGTTTGATATGTTGAGTTTTCTCCAATTTCAGTAAGTGGTGAGCATTCCTTTATAAGTTTATTTTGAATTAAGATCTTGATTAGATTTTCTCTTCTAAGTTTAAATCTTTGAAGGTTTCTCCTTGCGCTTCGTTTTAATGTGCGATCGGCATTGGTAGAGAGTGGTCGTCCTTTTTCAAAGTTCGTCTTTTCATCTACTGTTAATGGATTTACTCTTACACCTAATTTGATTATTTCAGATTGTTCGTTTTCGTTTTCAGCTTCTCTCACAAGAGCCCAGCCAATACTGTTGGTTCCAAGGTCTAGACCTAAAATCTTTTTCATAAAATCTTTAACTCTATTGTTTTGAGCTATAAATTTATGAAAATAATTTTAATTTTGTCAAAAAAATATTTTTGTGATTTAAAAAAAAAGTTTTATATTTGCAACAAGAACTTATAAAGCAAATCACAATAAGGATTATTCCGTTGTGAAAACATTTAGTGCCTCGACTATCTTCGGGGCAATTTTTTTATCCTAAAGTTTCTTAGTTCGTAGTTTGTTGATATATTCAACCAAAGGAAAAATACCGAAAATCTGATTTCCGATAAGCGTTAAAATGATTAAAAACAGTGGTTTGTAAATTAAATTGATCCAGAAATAATGGCTCTCGGGTAGGAGGTAGGCGATAGAAAAAGCCGAACCTATTAAAACGAGCGAACTTAGCATTTTTCGACTCAAAGGGAACACGCCAAACTTCACCCAGTTGAAAGTGATTTTAATCAAATTAAACATGGTGAGCGATATCGCCGTCGCCATCGCAACGCCTAAAAGCCTTAAATCAAAAACTTTAATAAAAATTAAATTCAAACTAATCGTGAGCGCTGCCAAAAGCAGCATAATCACAATATTGATTCGGTAGTATTTGGAAAGCGAAATAATGTGCCCATTAAAGCCCGTCGTCAGATCAAAGAGCATAGCACCACCCAAAACCCACAGAATAGGAGAGGCTTCAAGCAGCTTGTCGCCATTTTTGATCAGTTCTGTGAGGTAGGGAAATCCAACTAAAATACAGGAAAAAATCACTAAACCTTGAAAGAATAATTGAAACGAACTGTCTCTATAAAATTGGTTAAGTTCAGAATAATTTTTTTCTTCTAAATGTTGATTGATGATTGGTGCAGAAATACTGTTGATCCCCATTTGCGGAATCATCATAAACGATAAAATCGCCAGAATAATGCTATACACCCCGTTGGACTCAAACCCGATGAGCTCTCCAATCATAAAATTGTCCACGCGCAACGCCACATAATGCCCAATATTGCCCAGAAATCCGTATAAACTATAATTTACAACTTTTTTCCAGAGTTGATTGGTTTTTAAATAATTAAGACTAAAATCAGGTTGCAGTTTTTCTAATCGGTGCGCATACCAAACATAGCACAAAAGCGAAAAAGCAAACATTCCGATAAAAAACGAATACGCTATTTTTTCTTTTAAACCAAAATAGAAAAACAACGAAAAAGCACCGATATTCGCAATTTTAGGAAATAAATTTTCAAAAATGTTAGGAATTGCAATTCGCTTAAAATTAGAAATATATTTATTGAAAATAGCATTTAATGCTAAAATCAAAATCAAAGGCAAAATCAGAGATTTCATTTCCCGCACCGCCGATTCTTTGATGCTAGGAAAAAGCCAATTCGCTGCGAAAAATAAAATTGTAAATAGCGAAAAACTAAAAATCATGCTCAGAAGGCTCACCCATAAAAAATTCTGGTGTTTGCCCACTTTTTGTGCGTCGTAAAAGAATTTTACATTAGAAAACGACACGCCAAGCACCACGCAAGGCAAAAACATTTCTGCCGTAGAGAGCACATAGCGTAATTTCCCGTAAAAGTCTAAATCATTGGGAAATATAAAGATTACGGCAAGTGTTCCCAGGGCAAAACCTAGGTAGCCTACAAGGGAATATTTAATACTTTGCCGTGCAACAATGCCCATTTTTTAAGTCAGATTTTTTAATAAAAAACAAAGGTAGATATTTTTGCTGAATGAAATCGGTTTTTTGTATTTTTGGCGTTTAGTGCTTTAAAAATCACGGCAAAAAATGATTTTCAAGCGTTTAATTGAAAATTTTTAGTCAAAATAAGGCAAAACCAAAAATAATTTCTATCTTTGCCACCCAATTTAAAAATCATACAAAATGAATCATTACGAAACTGTTTTCATTTTAACTCCCGTTCTGTCTGATTCTCAGGTGGAGGAAGCAGTTAAAAAAGTTGAAAACTTCCTAAAGGAAAGAGGTACAGAGATTGTACACCAAGAAAACTGGGGACTACGCAAATTAGCTTACCCAATTCAATTGAAAAGAAACGGATTCTATCACCTAATCGAATGGAAAGGAGAAGGAAATGTGGTAGCAGATCTAGAGTTGATGTTTAAACGCGACGAGCGTGTATTGCGTTACTTAACCGTGAAATTAGACAAACACGGAATTGAGTGGGCAGAAGACAGAAGAAAACAAAAAGCATCGTCTAACAAATAAAAAATACAACTATGGCAATTGATGAATTAGCAAAACAAGTAGAGCAAGGCGGTGAATCAGAAATCCGTTATTTAACTCCAATCGATATTGAAACTCAATCTACTGAAATGTTCTGTAGATTTAAAAAATTCGGAATCAAATATGTAGATTACAAAGATCCAGATTTCTTACTACAATTTGTGAACGAGCAAGGTAAAATCTTACCAAGAAGATACACTGGTACTTCTTTGAAATACCAAAGAAAAGTGGCTCAAGCTATCAAAAGAGCTCGCCATTTAGCTTTATTACCATTTGAAACAGATTTATTAAAATAACCCAAAATAAGAAACTAAAATGCAAGTAATTTTAACAAAAGACGTAGAAAACTTAGGTTTTGAGTTTGAAGTAGTTTCAGTAAAACCGGGTTACGGAAGAAACTTCTTAATCCCTCAAGGTTTGGCTAAATTAGCTACTCCTAAAAACATCGAGGAATTAAATAAGGTTTTAGAAGATAGAAAAGCACACGAAGAAGCTCTTATCGCAGAAGCAAATAAAATTATCGAGGCTGTTAAAGGTCTTGAACTAGTAATCGCTGCTAAAGTGGGAGAGGGGGATAAACTTTTCGGTTCTGTAAATAACGCAGATTTAACTGACTTGTTGAACCAAAAAGGTGTGAATGTTGAACGTAAACATGTATCTATCTTAGGTAGAAACATTAAGAGATTAGGTTCTTACACTGCTATTGTGAAACCTCACAGAAGTGTACAAACTGAAATTTCTTTCGACATTGTACCAGAATAATTTTATTTAATAAAAAATTTAAAAACGGATGATTCTTTATAGAACCATCCGTTTTTTTATGCTTTGATTTTTCTTATGAAAATTAGAATTTAGGCAATTCCACTTCTGTTGCCCCTAATTTGTATCGTTGGAAATCGGCATCGTAAAAATGATAGCCCATTTCGTTTAGCCATTTTTTCACTTCAGTTTCTAGGATACCTTCTCCTTTTCCGTGGATGATCACGACACGATCGTAGCCATGCTCTCTAGCTCTTTCCACTCTTTTCTTTAGAGAGTTCATTTGGCGGGCTAAAATCAAGTTTTTTGCCAATAATCGGTCGTAGTTTTCTAATTGGGCATAATGCAAATCAATTTCCAGAGGTGGTTTTCTGATTTTCTTTGTTTTTTTAGCCACCTTCTCCTTTCCAGTTTTGATTTCTGGCATTTTTGCACGAGGGTCAAAAACTTTTTCTACCTTTTTCTTTTTAGGCGTTAATTTTTTAGCCTCTTTTTTTGGGGTAGTTTTTGGAGCAGAAAATTCAATTTCTTCTTCCATTCCTACATCGGGCAGAAGCTCTTTAGGTTCGTAGAGCATCTCAAAACCAAAATCGGTTTCAATGGTGATTTCGTTTTCGTTCACTTTGGTTACAGTGCCGTTGAGATTATCATCGATTACTTTTACTTTATCGCCTATTTTAAAATGTATCATAGTTTGGATTTAATGGTTGAATTCATAAAGGTAATAAAAAATAGGGATTTTATGCTTTTTTTAGCTTAAAACTTTTAAATAAAAAAACAATCCCCAATAAATTGAGGATTGTTGTAAACAATAAAAATAATTAAAGATGAATTATAATTCTGCAATATATCTTTCAGCGTCAAGAGCGGCTTTACACCCAGAGCCCGCTGCCGAAATCGCTTGGCGATAAGTGTGATCTTGCACATCTCCTGCCGCAAAAACACCAGGAATATTAGTGTGAGTTCCTTTGCCTTGTGTAATGATATAACCAGTTTCATCGGTATCCACCACACCTTGGAAAAGCTCTGTATTTGGTTTGTGCCCAATGGCTATGAAAACTCCATCTACAACCAAATCGCGTTTTTCTTGTGTTTGATTGTTAAAAATATGAGCTTTTTCTACTACCATTTCTCCGCTAAGACCTTCCAGTTCATGATTAAATAAAACCTCAATGTTTGGTGTGCTTAATACTCGGTCTTGCATTACTTTAGAAGCACGCATTTCGTCTTTTCTCACTAAAAGATACACTTTGTTGCAAAGCTTTGCCAAGTAAGTAGCTTCTTCCGCAGCAGTATCACCGCCACCAATTACAGCTACATCTTTGCCTCTATAGAAGAATCCGTCGCAAGTGGCGCAAGCTGAAACTCCGCTTCCTGCATATTTTTTCTCGTCGTCTAAGCCTAAATATTTTGCCGACGCACCCGTTGAGATAATAACGGTTTTGGTATTATAAACATCTCCGTTATTGGTAATTACTTGATGAATACCACCTTTTTCTTGGCTTAATTTTACTTCTTTTACAAAATCAAAAATTACTTTAGTACCGAATCTTTCTGCTTGTTTTTGCAAATCAGTCATTAATTCTGGTCCCATGATCCCATCGGGATAGCCAGGGAAATTCTCAACATCTGTAGTTGTAGTGAGTTGTCCACCTGGCTGCATGCCTGTAATCACGATAGGGTGCATTTCAGCTCTGGCGGCATAGATAGCTGCAGTGTATCCTGCTGGTCCCGAACCTATTATAATAACATTGTGTGTAGTATCTGACATAATTGTTTAGTTTTTTTACAAATTTATTGAATTAAAATGAATATTTTATCATATTTCAAATTTTGTATTGTTTAAAAAATCTCTTGTATCTTTATTGCTAAGAAATTTTTTAAAATATATTGAAATGAAGAAAATCGCTATTGTTTTAAGTTTTTTAAGTCTTTGTGTTTTTGGACAAAATCAATATTCGCCTTACTATTATCAGCGTGTAAGTTTGTTTGAAGAATTACCCATTACGCCCAATGATGTAGTGTTTTTGGGCAACAGCATTACCGATGGTGCTGAGTGGCAAGAGCTTTTTCCAGATGTTTCTATTAAAAATAGAGGAATCAGTGGAGATGTGTGTCAAGGTGTTTTAGACCGATTGGAGCCGATTGTTTCTGGAAAGCCAAACAAAGTTTTTCTACTCATCGGAACCAATGATTTGGCACACAAAGTGAGCAATGATTCTGTGGTGAGTGGGATTAAAACTATCGTAAAAACAATTCAACAAAAATCTCCAAAAACTAAAATTTATTTACAAAGTATTTTGCCTGTAAATGATTCTTTTACCAAATTTAAAGGTCATTACGCACGCATTCATGATATTCCACTCATCAATGCAGAATTAAAGGCGTGGGCTCCCAAAGTTGGGATTACTTACATTGATTTGTACAAAGATTTTGTAATCCCAAACACCCATCAATTAAATCCAGACTTCACCAACGATGGTTTGCATCTTTTGGGCAAAGCCTATGTGCATTGGGCAAAATTGATTAAGCCATATCTTAATGAGCGATGATTTTGTAATTTTTGCCTTTTTTGCCTACATTTTTAATTTCCAATGATTTCCAATTTTGGGGGAGTATTGGATTTTTTTGTTGAATTCCTTCGGGAGTAAATTCTAAACCGCCAAATCCAAAAAGCACTGCTTGGAGCAATCCGCCTGCGGCTGTGGTAAAATAAGTGGTGTTGGAGTTTCGTGTTTCGGCAAGGGCACCAAAAGGTGGTCTTTTGTAGGGGGCGTAACTTTCGTGAAAAAGTCGTTCAGCTTCTTTTTTGTTGCCTAATTTAGCATAAAGGATAGACAAAATTGCATGGCTCATCGCAGGACCATCAGGCGAAATTTTAGATTCATAATATTTTAAATCCTTCAAAATTTGATTTTTATCTTGGATTACGCCAAGCGGATACGCCAATAAATTCACATCTACTTGTTTGATGATCTCTCCCCCGTAGTTCTTGTGTTCTTTAGTTATTCCATTTTCAAACTGATGGAAAACGAGTCCATTTGCAATTTTTTGCCAAGTCTTGGGCGCTTCTTTGCCTAGAATTTTTGCCGATTGGGTGGCGTATTGTAGTGATTTTAACGCTACGGCATTGGTAAACGCATTGTCGTCTACATTGTGTGCAAATTCATTCGCGCCGATGCAATTTAAAATAGAATAAGATCCATCCGGATTTTGCGTTGCTCGGCTCACCCAAAAATCTGCCACATTTTCCAACACCGAAAAATTGTTTTTAAGCCAATTTTTATCCTGAGTCAATAAATAATATTGCCAAAAAGCTACACCCACATCACCCGTGATATGGTGTTCAAATGGTCCTGTGAGTGCAAAAGTAGGCGTAGATTCTTCGCCTTTGTTATCGCTTTCCCATGGGAACATAGCACCATGGTAATTATAAGTTTTTGCTTTGGCAATGGCTTGAGCTAAATGTTTTTTTCGGTAGGCAAGCATTGAGTGAGCTAAATCTTTGTTTAAAAGTAAAATAGGCGGGTACATCCAGAGTTCGGCATCCCAAAATATATGCCCATTATAAGGCGATTGTTGTGAAATTCCCAACGGTGGAATGCTTAAAGCTTCTCCTGCTCGCACCGACGAGTACAATTGAAATAATGCTAAACGAACATCTTTTTGTGCTACAGCATCCCCTTCAATCACAATGTCCGATTGCCATAAATCTTCCCATAATTTTTGATGTTGCGCCCACAATTGGTCGTAACCTTGTAAAATATTATAAATACAAATTCGCTCAGATTTTGTGCTTGGATATTCGCTCTCTTGGTTGCTACATTGTACTCCTAGCCATGAAAATTCATAATTTTCTCCTTTTTTTAATTTTTGGCTAAAGCTCAAGCTATTTTTTGAGCCATCGACTTTTTGTTTCAATTTTGGAATTTTATGTGCTTCGGTAAAAGCAATATTTTTCCACAAAAACGAACAAGTGGTGGCCAAAGTTGTCTTTTTTGTAGGACTTTCTGCAACTGAATTTAATAAATAAAGATTAGTTTCTAAATCTCTATGCTGAATGAATTTTTGTTGTTTAATCGTGTAGTTTTCAGGGCTTATGATGTTTCCTTGTACTTTAATTTCAATTGGTTTAAATGCTGAAATTTTCACATTTATCATTGCCGAATTTTTATACGAACGAAGGGCAAAAATATCATAACTGATTTTAGCCTTATTTTTATAATTAAAGGAAGTTGTGAGTTTGGCTTGTTTTAAATCTAAAGTTTGTCGCCAGTTGGAAATATTCTCAAGCGAAATTAATTCTCCGTCAATCCAAAGGTCTAAATCTATAAAATTCATGCCTTTAACGATTTGGCTTACATGCAAATTCGGGTCTTCGTCAAATACATTATTCAGCACAATATGCTCTACTTTGAAAGGTTTTTCGCTACTTTGCATGCCTAGAAAACCATTGGCAAGTGCCACACCGTGATAATTTTCGTAAGAATCAGCTTGAATTTTCCAATTTTCATCTATTTGTGCAAAGCACAAAAATCCAATCAAAAAATAAATGAAAAACACATTTTTTTCCAATTCATTCCTTTAATAATTTAGCAATCTACCAATTTTACACTTACGGCTAATCCGCCCTCAGAGGTTTCTTTGTATTTGGAATTCATGTCTTTAGCCGTTTGCCACATGGTGTGAATCACATGGTCTAGCGACACTTTTGGGTGCTCGGCATCGAGTGCCAATTCCGATGCATTGATGGCTTTGATGGCGCCCATAGAATTTCGCTCAATACAAGGAATTTGCACTAAACCTTCAATCGGGTCGCAAGTAAGTCCTAAATGATGTTCCATGGCGATTTCTGCAGCATTCATACATTGAGCAGGCGTTCCACCACGCAATTCGCAGAGAGCCCCTGCAGCCATGGCCGACGATACGCCGATTTCTGCTTGGCATCCACCCATAGCGGCCGAAATCGTTGCGTTGCGTTTAAAAATGCTACCAATCACGCCCGCAGTGAGCAAAAATCGTTTAATTTCTTCAAAGCCAGCTTTGTGGTTTTCTACGCTTAAATAAAACATCAATACGGCAGGGATTACCCCTGCAGAACCATTGGTAGGAGCCGTAACCACACGCCCAAGCGAAGCGTTTACTTCGTTTACAGCAATGGCAAAAGTGGAAACCCATTTAAAAATTTCTCGATAAAACATGCGCGTTTTTCGGATGCTTTTGAGCCAATTATTGGGGTGGGTATAAGGAAATCTCGGATCTTTTAATTTTTGGTACATATCATAAGCTCTGCGGCGCACCATAAGTCCGCCAGGCAGGAAACCTTCGGTGTGGCAGCCAACATAAATCGACTCAAGCATCACTTTCCAAATGGCTTTTAATTGGTGATTGATTTCTTCTTCGGTGCGCACACTTAATTCGTTTTGCAACACGACATCAGAAATGTTCATATTGAGCTCATTACAATAGTTTAGTAAATCTTTAGCCTTATAAGTAGGGTATGGAAAAGATTGGTTGTCAGATAAATCCACCATTTCTTCGGTTTCTTCTTTGGTGATGAATCCACCGCCGATAGAGTAGAAGGTAGAATCGTAATTTTCGCCATTATCAAGAAAAGCGGTAATCTTCATCCCGTTGGCATGATAGGGTAAAAACTCCTTGTTGAATTTAATCTGTTCAAAATCGAAATATATCGTTTTTTGATTGTCTAAAAGCAAGTTATGATGCGTGCGAATATGCCCAATGATGCTATCAATGCTTTCCACAGGAATCGTCACGGGGTCGGTGCCGCTCAAGCCCAAAAGAATTGCCAAATCTGTAGCGTGGCCTTTGCCCGTAAGCGAAAGCGAGCCATACAAATCGATTTGAATCCCATTGACTAAATCAAAAATGTTGCGATTTTTTAATTCTTCCAAGAATTGCTGAGCCGCGCGCCATGGTCCCAGAGTGTGCGAACTTGATGGTCCCACACCGATTTTGAGCATATCAAAAACACTAATATTTTCCATTTCTAAAGATTATAAATTGCAAAAAGAGCGGATTTATATCTCGCATAAATCCGCCTTAAAGATAAGAAATATTATTAAGTTTTTTTAAAATTTATAGCCTACGCCCGCTTGAATAGAAAAATCCAATAAGCCTTCGTCTTTCGTTAAATTATGGAATTTAAGTGCTGGACTTAAACTGAAAATAAAATTCGAATATGGATATTCTAATCCCGCCGAAGCGCCAAGCCCTATGCCTGATTGTTTATTAGCTTTTTTTGTTTTATTGAGTTGAACATCAAATAAAGGTCCGCCACTCACAAAGAAATAGTTTAAAAAATTATAATGAACAAAGACTGGAATGCTTAAAAGATGAAAATTTTCTGTCTTGTTCGGGGACGGCTCGGTAATACCTGGAATCTCATCGTACTCTGTAACCATTTCATTTCCAATATAATTAACGCCTGTAGCTATATGGAAATTATTTGCAATTTTTCTTAAATATTGAATTTCTACATTTGTTTTTGGCTTAACTGAGTAAGATGATCCACCAGACACAGGTGGAAATTGAGATAAATCTACAATATTAAAATTATACGAAAATCGAATTTGATTTTTTTGCTGTGCTTGTGACAATCCGCTGATTATCAATAATAGCAATGCAAAACTACGAAATAATTTTGTTCTCATATTTAATTAAATTTTGTATACCAAATATAGGAATTATTTAATATGTTTTGTGAAAAAGATTAAGTTTTTTCATAAATTTCACCTCGCAGTGTAATGTTGCGTTGTGCGAGTTCAGTTCTAATTTTTTCGAAACTTTTTCGGTTGTAGTAAGTATAAAAATGCGTATAGCTAAAATCTTTTAAAACTATTCCGATTTGGTTGTTTACATTGTTGGGCGCGCCCCGTTCAAAAATAACTTCTTGAATATCTTGTATTCTGTATGCCTTAAAATACCAAGGAAAATAGAGATTTTTGATGATTAAATATTGCTGAGAAAAAACTAAATAATAACTCTGCTGTCCATTGATTCCATAAAAAAACACGATGATAAAAATGGGCAAAATAAGAATAATTGAAAGCGGAAAGAGCGTTTTTGGGAAAAGCGAAGTTGAAAGCCCTAAGATGAAAAGCATCAATCCATTATTGAAATTGAAAAGATAATTTCCTTTGTATTCTGTTCTTTTTTCGTTGAAGGTTTCTCGCTTCAGCACAGGTTTGATTTCAATCGGAGTGTAATGTTCATCTCGCTGAACAACTTGGTAGAGCAATAGATTTAAATCTTTTAAATTTTGATAAAAATAATAGGGCAAAATCAATTTTTTTTCATCATCAAAAACGATTTCAGCAACTTCGGCCTGTCTTGTGAGCCTTAGTTTTTTGGTATTAAGTTTCAAACTTTTAATTTGATTTAAAGTATATTCCTGATTTTTAAAAGAAATGCTGTTTTCGTCTGCAATGATTTTGAATGGCAAAGATAAAAAATCGAAATAAAGAGTAATTGCAATCAGCGCAAAAAGCATAATAGCTATCATCAACAAAAGGCTACTTCCTTTTTCAATTGCAGTGTAAAAGCTCATGCTAGCGACTGGAAGTAAAAATAGAAAGCACACGCCCAATAAAATGGCTAAATATATTTTGTTTGGTTTTACGACAACTTGTTCAAACATCTCAGTAGTTTAGTCAATGTAAAGATACTGAATTTTGTGTATTTTAGTCTATTTCTTCATGTAGAATTCTATGCATGTTTCGGATTCTTTATCCATAAAAAAAATCGGAATTTGATATATTTTTTAATCTTTAATTAAATTTCAAAGCACAAAAAAATGGGGAAAATCTAATTTTCCCCACTTTTCTCAATTACATAGTATTTCGAAAAAAAAACTATCTTATTTTCTTTTGGCTTTAGCTACCCAAGTTTTTCCGTCTTGTTGAACAAAAAGAGTCAAATCTTTATCATTGATTCTCACATATTGTCCTTCGCCAAGTCCTTCTACTACGATAGTTGAATTTTCTCCTTTTTTGATTTTAATTCCTGTAAGTGTAGGAATTTTTCCATCTGTTTTAGAGAATTCAAAATTGTACTTGTCTCCAGCTTTTACTACGGTAACTTTACCATCTTGGATTTTCACATTGTCTTCATCA
This Ornithobacterium rhinotracheale DNA region includes the following protein-coding sequences:
- a CDS encoding L-serine ammonia-lyase, which gives rise to MENISVFDMLKIGVGPSSSHTLGPWRAAQQFLEELKNRNIFDLVNGIQIDLYGSLSLTGKGHATDLAILLGLSGTDPVTIPVESIDSIIGHIRTHHNLLLDNQKTIYFDFEQIKFNKEFLPYHANGMKITAFLDNGENYDSTFYSIGGGFITKEETEEMVDLSDNQSFPYPTYKAKDLLNYCNELNMNISDVVLQNELSVRTEEEINHQLKAIWKVMLESIYVGCHTEGFLPGGLMVRRRAYDMYQKLKDPRFPYTHPNNWLKSIRKTRMFYREIFKWVSTFAIAVNEVNASLGRVVTAPTNGSAGVIPAVLMFYLSVENHKAGFEEIKRFLLTAGVIGSIFKRNATISAAMGGCQAEIGVSSAMAAGALCELRGGTPAQCMNAAEIAMEHHLGLTCDPIEGLVQIPCIERNSMGAIKAINASELALDAEHPKVSLDHVIHTMWQTAKDMNSKYKETSEGGLAVSVKLVDC
- a CDS encoding outer membrane beta-barrel protein yields the protein MRTKLFRSFALLLLIISGLSQAQQKNQIRFSYNFNIVDLSQFPPVSGGSSYSVKPKTNVEIQYLRKIANNFHIATGVNYIGNEMVTEYDEIPGITEPSPNKTENFHLLSIPVFVHYNFLNYFFVSGGPLFDVQLNKTKKANKQSGIGLGASAGLEYPYSNFIFSLSPALKFHNLTKDEGLLDFSIQAGVGYKF